A stretch of Episyrphus balteatus chromosome 2, idEpiBalt1.1, whole genome shotgun sequence DNA encodes these proteins:
- the LOC129911443 gene encoding oxysterol-binding protein-related protein 11 yields the protein MESSNMNRVLNQSRHQLSGQLCKYTNVMKGWQYRWFTVDAQAGTLSYYLCDSSNDDGSPHILGNAPRGQIHLAAAVVCPSDEDSKTFSIGCASGDTMKLRAVDARARQEWVDGLRAVVESHTKAMDINSSTLPPRELLAASDALVTARQELQQTELCNASLARAIENIEGPFSPTDPDLLMLKAISTASTQCLHQCLSLLQRHQDIQNTHNRTETPSVC from the exons ATGGAATCATCCAACATGAACAGAGTTCTAAATCAAAGTCGGCACCAACTAAGTGGTCAACTATGCAAATACACAAATGTAATGAAAG GTTGGCAATATAGATGGTTTACGGTGGATGCGCAAGCGGGTACTTTAAGTTACTATCTTTGTGACTCATCCAATGACGATGGCAGTCCTCACATTCTGGGCAATGCTCCGCGAGGTCAAATCCATTTGGCTGCCGCTGTCGTTTGTCCCAGTGACGAGGACTCGAAGACATTCTCAATTGGTTGTGCTTCGGGTGACACAATGAAATTAAGAGCTGTCGATGCGAGAGCACGACAAGAATGGGTTGATGGGCTACGAGCTGTTGTCGAGAGCCACACAAAGGCAATGGACATTAACTCGAGTACACTGCCTCCAAGAGAATTGCTAGCTGCTTCAGACGCACTAGTAACAGCTCGTCAAGAATTACAGCAAACTGAATTGTG TAACGCATCACTTGCAAGAGCAATTGAGAACATTGAAGGTCCCTTCTCCCCAACCGACCCAGATTTGTTGATGTTGAAGGCAATCTCGACTGCAAGCACTCAGTGCTTGCATCAATGCTTGAGTCTATTGCAACGTCATCAGGACATTCAGAACACACACAATCGGACAGAGACGCCCAGCGTTTGCTAA